In the Methanococcoides sp. LMO-2 genome, one interval contains:
- a CDS encoding PAS domain S-box protein codes for MTGQVESVTMHNALDVEENRCSFLIENISDIFYILNSDGVIDYISPQISKFGLDSQKMHQTHFLKYINSSDREILASGFRKMMTDRTPFDTLLRVLDQDGEEHWIENHAEFQKAANGKNSRIIGIMKDVTEQISMEKELQKLRDNSNEELEGWNAELISSNEELKKENEELKKSGERVTGLSQFQQTVIENADIWLDVLNKDVEVVIWNNAAERISGYSRDEVVGSTRIWEKLYPDEEYREEVFSTIARIIEEGLEVSDLETIITRKDGEERVVSWNYKKLLNTKGENIGTIGIGNDITKRKEAEEMQIKHVHFLQELIDAIPAPICYKDKEGAYLGCNMAFENFSGVRKEDMIGKLASELHVDELIGEPDHTDMELIETGGTRTYEKEVTYASDQKKHNILVNKSVFTDIKGNVLGVISVLLDITERVRSEMILKDYAEQLEHSNELKDIFTDIMRHDLLNHANVVNGFAYMLLEMEKDEKKISKLENIETSNRKLMELIESAASFAKFETIEDIKFESIELSGMLKDVSKNFHYQASQKKVVIEYPEQGTYNALANPMIEEVFANLISNAIKYGPDNSRVIVNILDKDQEWKVTVTDFGEGIPDDEKSLVFDRFKRLEKGSVKGTGLGLAIVKRIVDLHGGSLSVEDNSESNGTVFGVTLRKA; via the coding sequence ATGACAGGTCAAGTAGAGAGTGTCACGATGCATAATGCATTGGACGTGGAAGAGAACAGATGCAGCTTCCTCATAGAGAACATAAGCGACATATTCTATATTTTGAACTCTGACGGCGTGATAGATTACATCAGTCCCCAGATAAGCAAATTTGGGCTGGATTCCCAAAAGATGCATCAAACCCATTTTCTCAAATACATCAATTCATCAGATCGTGAGATACTTGCATCCGGATTCCGGAAGATGATGACTGACAGGACTCCTTTTGACACACTTCTAAGGGTCCTTGACCAAGATGGCGAAGAGCACTGGATCGAGAACCATGCTGAGTTCCAGAAAGCTGCTAACGGGAAGAACTCCAGGATCATCGGCATAATGAAGGATGTCACCGAACAGATCTCAATGGAAAAGGAACTCCAGAAGCTCCGTGACAACTCCAATGAAGAACTGGAGGGTTGGAATGCAGAGCTGATAAGTTCCAATGAAGAGCTCAAAAAAGAGAATGAGGAACTCAAAAAATCAGGAGAAAGAGTTACCGGGCTCAGCCAGTTCCAGCAAACCGTCATTGAGAACGCTGACATATGGCTTGATGTCCTTAACAAGGACGTTGAGGTAGTAATATGGAACAACGCCGCAGAAAGGATAAGTGGTTATTCAAGGGACGAAGTCGTCGGAAGTACCCGAATCTGGGAAAAACTTTACCCTGATGAAGAATATCGCGAAGAGGTATTCTCGACAATAGCCAGGATAATCGAGGAAGGACTGGAAGTCTCCGACCTGGAAACCATCATCACCAGAAAGGATGGCGAAGAACGTGTAGTCTCATGGAACTATAAAAAACTCCTGAACACAAAAGGAGAGAATATAGGAACCATCGGCATAGGAAATGATATTACCAAAAGGAAAGAAGCGGAAGAGATGCAGATAAAGCATGTCCACTTCCTGCAGGAGCTCATTGATGCGATCCCTGCGCCTATATGTTACAAAGACAAGGAAGGGGCATATTTGGGATGCAACATGGCGTTTGAGAACTTTTCAGGTGTCAGAAAAGAGGATATGATCGGAAAGCTGGCATCCGAGCTACATGTAGATGAACTGATAGGGGAACCGGATCATACAGATATGGAACTCATCGAAACCGGGGGAACAAGGACCTACGAAAAAGAAGTTACCTATGCCAGCGACCAGAAAAAACACAATATTCTTGTAAACAAATCTGTTTTCACTGACATAAAAGGGAATGTCCTGGGAGTTATAAGCGTTCTTCTTGACATCACCGAACGTGTCAGGTCAGAGATGATCCTGAAAGATTATGCTGAACAACTTGAACATTCCAACGAACTTAAAGATATCTTCACCGACATCATGCGCCATGATCTCCTGAACCATGCGAACGTTGTCAACGGGTTTGCCTACATGCTGCTGGAAATGGAAAAGGATGAGAAGAAGATAAGTAAACTGGAGAACATCGAGACGAGTAACCGTAAGCTTATGGAACTTATCGAGTCTGCGGCCTCTTTTGCAAAGTTCGAGACCATCGAAGACATCAAATTCGAATCCATCGAACTTTCAGGTATGTTAAAAGATGTCTCTAAAAATTTCCATTATCAAGCCAGCCAAAAGAAAGTTGTTATCGAATATCCGGAACAGGGAACATATAATGCACTGGCAAATCCCATGATAGAAGAGGTCTTTGCAAACCTCATATCAAATGCCATAAAATATGGCCCGGATAACTCAAGGGTTATTGTGAATATCCTTGATAAAGACCAGGAATGGAAGGTCACCGTCACCGATTTCGGAGAAGGTATCCCGGATGATGAGAAATCACTGGTCTTTGACCGTTTCAAGCGGCTGGAAAAAGGCAGTGTCAAAGGAACGGGGCTGGGACTTGCTATTGTCAAAAGGATCGTCGACCTGCACGGAGGATCTCTCAGTGTGGAGGATAATTCCGAAAGCAATGGAACCGTATTCGGGGTAACTTTAAGGAAAGCCTGA
- a CDS encoding phosphate-starvation-inducible PsiE family protein, giving the protein MTPPSGNNMIDNTKIFRKIIDSITTVVLYILLLTLVVGMGITLLELRFTAFTSLDLGFNHMVSSVLTIFILIDLFNIFVDYHEHERIKLTYVTDATILIVMREIAVGMYAKEFDSEFILALSALILVLGIVRVLAIRYSPEEMHDIVPEFMNGKKKETEAEVE; this is encoded by the coding sequence ATGACTCCTCCTTCAGGTAACAACATGATAGACAACACTAAGATATTCAGAAAGATCATCGATTCAATAACCACGGTCGTATTGTACATCCTTCTCCTTACGCTGGTCGTCGGGATGGGAATTACCTTGCTGGAATTGAGATTCACGGCCTTCACATCCCTGGATCTCGGATTTAATCACATGGTCTCCAGTGTCCTTACAATTTTCATACTGATCGACCTTTTCAACATATTTGTGGATTACCATGAGCATGAGCGCATCAAACTGACATACGTTACTGATGCCACCATCTTGATAGTCATGCGCGAGATCGCCGTGGGCATGTATGCAAAGGAGTTTGATTCAGAGTTCATCCTTGCACTTTCAGCACTTATACTGGTGCTGGGAATTGTGCGTGTCCTTGCTATCAGGTATTCTCCTGAGGAGATGCATGATATAGTGCCGGAATTTATGAATGGGAAGAAAAAAGAAACGGAAGCCGAAGTGGAATGA
- a CDS encoding cytochrome b5 domain-containing protein: MEEFTKEQLAKYNGQDGEKCYIAYQGKVYDVTESMLWDEGDHQGMHEGGIDLTEEMDDSPHDDDVMEDFPVVGTLVE, from the coding sequence GTGGAAGAATTTACAAAGGAACAACTTGCAAAATACAATGGTCAGGACGGAGAAAAGTGCTACATAGCATATCAGGGAAAGGTCTACGATGTAACTGAAAGCATGCTATGGGATGAGGGAGATCATCAGGGAATGCATGAAGGTGGAATTGACCTTACAGAGGAAATGGACGATTCACCCCATGACGATGATGTTATGGAAGATTTCCCTGTTGTCGGTACATTGGTAGAATAA
- a CDS encoding YigZ family protein, giving the protein MYRTVRSDGVAEKELKNSVFIGHAIPIRNEEDAKAFVNSVKERYSDANHNVSAYLIKNGSTLVAKYDDDGEPAGSSGKPVFKVLELKELTNVAVVVTRYFGGIKLGFGGLSRAYREAAVAAIEGAGIIEVHETVTLELKVSYSDMQPVKKLVEECGAVLDENYSDIVELSVEVRKGTEDDLISRIADLTRNRATVSFTDN; this is encoded by the coding sequence TTGTATCGAACGGTCAGATCTGATGGTGTTGCTGAAAAGGAGTTAAAGAACTCTGTCTTCATAGGCCATGCCATTCCCATAAGGAACGAAGAGGATGCAAAGGCCTTTGTAAATTCCGTAAAGGAGCGATACAGCGATGCCAATCACAACGTCTCTGCCTACCTTATCAAGAACGGCAGCACCCTCGTGGCAAAGTATGATGATGACGGCGAGCCTGCAGGTAGCTCCGGAAAACCGGTGTTCAAGGTGCTGGAGCTTAAGGAGCTTACCAACGTGGCGGTGGTGGTGACCCGCTATTTCGGTGGGATCAAACTGGGTTTCGGAGGCCTTTCCAGGGCCTATCGTGAGGCGGCGGTTGCAGCCATTGAGGGGGCAGGGATAATTGAGGTGCATGAAACGGTGACCCTGGAACTGAAGGTCAGCTATTCCGACATGCAGCCTGTGAAGAAGCTGGTGGAAGAATGTGGGGCCGTGCTGGATGAGAACTACTCCGATATCGTGGAGCTGTCTGTGGAAGTGAGAAAAGGGACAGAGGATGATCTCATCTCACGCATCGCAGACCTGACAAGGAACAGGGCTACTGTATCCTTTACTGACAATTGA
- a CDS encoding serpin family protein translates to MTPTQTILAILLLTISLTCIGCIENTQADPDTTINARSVEEYDLAAANNAFAFDLYSELQDGSNENLLISPYSIFTAMAICYEGAEGTTHQQMAEVLYYPLDKNVLRIAAKDYIDTVNRNSNDYELETANALWLREDQRLVADYEKNIEEYYNGDVEKLDFEGRPEESARVVNEWVEEQTNNKIKDLINGHSFDGHTKLVVTNAIYFNGKWKEEFMEHRTSEETFYLSGGEEIQTDMMYAIRKFSYGETPETKILELPYKGDDLSMYIVLPNDNDIEALENNFNSHDYEKLKREMEEEHEVNIWLPKFKFQTKKELSSPLISMGLTDAFTKFGLSGITEETDLTISEVIHQASIDVQEKGTEAAAATAVEAVDCAMVDEPIIKEFRADHPFMFFIEDKRTGCILFMGKVEHPEYDEITAK, encoded by the coding sequence ATGACTCCAACACAAACGATCCTTGCAATCCTTCTTCTAACAATCTCACTAACCTGCATCGGCTGCATCGAAAATACACAGGCAGACCCGGACACCACCATAAATGCACGCTCTGTTGAGGAATATGACCTTGCTGCTGCGAACAATGCCTTTGCCTTTGACCTGTACTCGGAATTACAGGACGGAAGCAATGAGAACCTGCTAATATCCCCTTACAGCATCTTCACTGCAATGGCGATCTGTTATGAAGGAGCTGAGGGAACAACGCACCAGCAAATGGCAGAGGTGCTCTATTATCCTCTTGACAAAAACGTCCTGAGAATTGCCGCTAAAGACTATATTGATACTGTAAACCGGAATTCCAATGACTACGAGCTGGAAACTGCGAACGCACTCTGGTTACGGGAAGATCAGCGACTTGTAGCTGACTACGAGAAGAACATCGAGGAATATTATAATGGAGATGTCGAGAAGCTTGATTTTGAAGGTAGGCCTGAAGAATCTGCAAGGGTGGTCAATGAGTGGGTCGAAGAGCAAACCAACAACAAGATAAAGGACCTCATCAACGGACACTCATTTGACGGGCACACCAAGCTTGTGGTCACGAATGCCATTTATTTCAATGGTAAATGGAAAGAGGAATTCATGGAGCACAGGACGAGCGAAGAAACTTTCTATCTCTCAGGCGGCGAGGAGATCCAGACAGACATGATGTATGCCATAAGGAAGTTCAGTTATGGTGAAACCCCGGAAACAAAGATACTGGAACTCCCCTACAAGGGGGATGACCTTTCAATGTACATTGTACTTCCGAATGATAACGACATTGAAGCTCTTGAGAATAATTTCAATTCCCATGACTATGAGAAGCTAAAAAGAGAAATGGAGGAGGAGCATGAAGTCAACATATGGTTGCCAAAATTCAAATTCCAGACTAAAAAAGAGCTATCAAGTCCACTTATAAGTATGGGATTAACTGATGCATTCACTAAATTCGGCCTTTCCGGAATAACTGAAGAAACGGACCTGACAATCTCAGAAGTGATCCATCAGGCATCTATCGACGTGCAGGAGAAAGGAACAGAAGCCGCTGCTGCAACAGCAGTTGAAGCAGTCGACTGCGCCATGGTCGATGAGCCTATCATAAAAGAGTTCAGGGCAGACCACCCCTTCATGTTCTTCATCGAAGACAAAAGGACCGGGTGCATCCTCTTCATGGGGAAGGTTGAACATCCGGAGTACGATGAGATTACAGCAAAATGA
- a CDS encoding sensor histidine kinase, producing the protein MIEEVFANLVSNAVKYSPENKDIKIGVKDRNEHWKITITDSGEGIADKDKQLVFDRFKRAVGDCNIKGSGLGLAIVKRIVELHGGQVGVEDNPNGPGSVFWVTLKKA; encoded by the coding sequence ATGATCGAGGAAGTATTCGCGAACCTCGTATCAAATGCTGTAAAGTACAGCCCTGAGAATAAGGACATAAAGATCGGAGTAAAGGACCGGAATGAGCACTGGAAGATCACAATTACGGACTCCGGAGAAGGCATTGCAGATAAGGACAAGCAGCTGGTCTTCGACCGCTTCAAAAGAGCAGTTGGAGATTGCAATATAAAGGGAAGCGGACTTGGTCTCGCAATTGTCAAGAGAATAGTCGAACTGCATGGCGGACAGGTTGGAGTGGAAGACAACCCGAACGGTCCGGGAAGTGTTTTCTGGGTAACGTTAAAGAAAGCTTAA
- a CDS encoding aldo/keto reductase encodes MLYRKFGRTGEDVSILGFGCMRLPVIDGKEDRIDEEQATRMIEYAIEKGVNYFDTAYPYHEGKSEPFVGKVLSNGYREKVFLATKLPLWLVEKREDMDRFLDEQLRRLQTDYFDFYLMHGFTRGHWEKMKELGMFDFIESALSSGKIKYIGFSFHDDISVFKEIVDGYDWDFCMIQYNFMDENYQAGKEGLLYAAEKGLGVAIMEPLRGGSLVQVPDDVQRIWDSADVKRTPANWCLQYLWDQPQVSIVLSGVSNFEQLEQNIAYAEEGIAGGLSEKEHDLICKVREVYLEKTEVNCTNCKYCLPCPSGVNIPAAFTYLNSASIYGNLEKARHHYEMFVPPEERASRCIECGLCEEKCPQHISIQEMLKHASKVLEN; translated from the coding sequence ATGTTATACCGTAAATTTGGAAGAACCGGAGAGGATGTTTCAATACTTGGTTTCGGGTGTATGAGATTACCTGTGATCGATGGAAAAGAGGACAGGATCGATGAGGAGCAGGCAACCCGGATGATAGAATACGCCATCGAAAAGGGCGTGAACTATTTTGACACCGCTTACCCCTACCACGAAGGAAAAAGCGAACCTTTCGTGGGAAAGGTCCTGAGCAATGGTTACCGTGAGAAGGTATTCCTGGCTACAAAATTGCCCCTCTGGCTTGTGGAAAAGAGAGAAGATATGGACCGCTTCCTTGACGAACAGCTCCGCAGGCTGCAGACAGACTATTTCGATTTTTACCTCATGCACGGCTTCACAAGAGGTCACTGGGAAAAGATGAAGGAACTGGGAATGTTCGACTTTATTGAAAGTGCACTATCTTCAGGTAAGATAAAGTACATCGGGTTCTCCTTCCACGACGACATCTCTGTGTTCAAAGAGATCGTGGACGGTTATGACTGGGACTTCTGCATGATACAGTACAACTTCATGGATGAGAACTACCAGGCAGGAAAGGAAGGCCTTCTGTATGCTGCTGAGAAGGGACTTGGTGTTGCCATCATGGAACCACTACGCGGAGGCAGTCTTGTACAGGTCCCTGATGATGTGCAGCGGATATGGGACAGTGCGGATGTTAAACGCACACCTGCAAACTGGTGCCTGCAATATCTCTGGGACCAGCCGCAGGTCAGCATTGTCCTGAGCGGAGTGAGCAATTTCGAACAGCTAGAACAGAACATTGCCTATGCAGAAGAAGGGATTGCAGGCGGGCTTTCAGAGAAAGAGCACGACCTAATATGTAAGGTCCGTGAAGTGTATCTTGAAAAGACCGAGGTCAACTGTACCAACTGCAAATACTGCCTGCCCTGCCCATCTGGCGTTAACATACCTGCTGCATTCACCTACCTCAACAGTGCCTCTATTTACGGCAACCTTGAAAAGGCACGCCACCACTACGAGATGTTCGTACCACCTGAGGAGCGGGCATCAAGATGTATTGAATGCGGATTGTGCGAAGAGAAATGCCCACAGCATATTTCCATACAGGAAATGCTGAAACACGCATCAAAAGTTCTTGAGAACTGA
- a CDS encoding N-acetyltransferase → MGSDMLVRKEEDNDYLAITEVNDHAFGQENEGRLVVNLRMHADFVPELSLVAEVDGRIVGHILFFPVRIVDDGKEFDTLSLAPMAVLPDFQRQGIGSALIKEGLTVAENLGYRSVVVVGHPEYYPRFGFRPASNWGIRSPFEDVPDDAFMAMELVDGSLDDVRGVVEYPEEFYEV, encoded by the coding sequence TTGGGATCAGATATGCTTGTAAGGAAAGAAGAGGACAACGATTATCTCGCGATCACAGAGGTGAACGATCACGCATTTGGGCAGGAAAATGAGGGGCGGCTTGTTGTGAACTTAAGGATGCATGCCGATTTTGTTCCCGAACTTTCACTTGTCGCAGAGGTCGATGGCAGGATAGTGGGTCACATTCTGTTCTTCCCAGTGAGGATCGTTGATGACGGGAAGGAATTCGATACTCTTTCACTTGCTCCTATGGCAGTTCTCCCTGACTTCCAGAGGCAGGGTATTGGAAGTGCCCTAATAAAGGAAGGTTTAACAGTGGCAGAGAACCTCGGATACAGGTCGGTTGTGGTTGTGGGTCACCCGGAATACTATCCTCGCTTTGGTTTCAGGCCCGCATCAAACTGGGGTATCCGTTCTCCTTTCGAGGATGTGCCGGACGACGCGTTCATGGCAATGGAGCTTGTTGATGGTTCATTGGATGATGTAAGGGGTGTCGTGGAGTATCCTGAGGAGTTCTATGAGGTGTGA
- a CDS encoding cysteate synthase, translating into MRKYVVKCPKCGEVQDPYALHCKNGDALLRTEYSKKQIEPADLPGIWRYIDWLPVNGIIEEGTGRPVTYKSEGFAKELGLNDLNITFNGYWPEKEAFIKTCSFKDLESFPTMQRLIERDEERIMVVASAGNTARAFAHVASITGQKLLLIVPKNSIHRLWTTNDDTSSICTVTVEGDYYQAIAMAEKIAAKEGFVSEGGARNVARRDGMATVMLDAVLTTGSLPQHYFQAVGSGTGGISVWEASMRLLEDGRFGNNMPRLHLAQNLPCAPLYSLWTGMELTGRCPEEMHDDVLYNRKPPYSASGGVKDALDDTNGIIYGITNKEAEDAQKLFEETESIDILPAPGVACAALIKAVETGEINDDDSIVLNITGGGQKRLEEDFATKQLDVGLSVSPEDPDSEKKILGKVSEFFYKGGY; encoded by the coding sequence ATGAGAAAGTATGTCGTTAAGTGTCCGAAATGTGGAGAAGTGCAGGACCCATACGCATTACATTGTAAAAATGGTGATGCATTACTGCGTACAGAATATTCCAAAAAACAGATCGAACCGGCCGATCTGCCAGGGATATGGAGATATATCGACTGGCTACCGGTGAATGGTATCATAGAAGAAGGTACCGGAAGACCTGTGACATACAAGAGTGAAGGTTTTGCAAAAGAACTTGGGCTTAACGACCTGAACATCACTTTTAACGGATACTGGCCTGAAAAAGAGGCCTTCATAAAAACATGCAGCTTCAAGGACCTCGAGTCCTTCCCCACAATGCAGCGTTTGATAGAGAGGGATGAAGAACGTATTATGGTGGTCGCATCTGCCGGCAACACAGCCCGAGCCTTTGCTCATGTGGCATCCATAACAGGACAGAAGTTGCTGCTGATAGTACCAAAGAACAGCATTCACCGCCTGTGGACAACGAATGATGACACATCATCCATATGTACTGTCACTGTGGAAGGTGACTACTACCAGGCTATCGCAATGGCAGAAAAGATAGCAGCAAAAGAAGGATTTGTAAGTGAGGGTGGTGCCCGCAACGTTGCCAGAAGGGACGGCATGGCAACCGTGATGCTGGATGCTGTGCTCACTACAGGAAGCCTCCCACAACACTATTTCCAGGCAGTTGGCAGCGGAACAGGTGGCATCTCGGTCTGGGAAGCATCAATGAGACTCCTAGAGGACGGTCGCTTCGGCAACAACATGCCACGACTTCATCTTGCCCAGAACCTGCCATGTGCTCCGCTCTACTCATTATGGACCGGTATGGAACTTACCGGACGTTGCCCTGAAGAGATGCATGACGATGTGCTCTACAACAGGAAACCACCATACTCAGCCAGTGGCGGAGTAAAGGATGCACTTGATGACACTAACGGGATAATCTACGGTATCACTAACAAGGAAGCCGAAGATGCACAGAAGCTTTTTGAAGAGACCGAAAGCATTGATATATTGCCGGCACCGGGTGTTGCCTGTGCTGCACTGATCAAGGCTGTGGAGACCGGGGAGATCAATGACGATGACAGTATCGTGTTGAACATAACCGGTGGCGGACAAAAAAGACTTGAAGAAGATTTTGCTACAAAACAACTGGATGTCGGGCTTAGCGTATCCCCTGAAGACCCGGATTCTGAGAAAAAGATCCTGGGAAAGGTTTCCGAATTTTTTTACAAAGGAGGTTATTGA
- a CDS encoding metal-dependent hydrolase: MPYPIAHVMFFVFCICAVAVYTTVAGLLRRTITTEQTPRLLLLLLIGSFFALYPDITAPYNYLVHGTLEHTTVGLVPTHSLLFSFSALLFGVLIGYAIYREFARALYVGLFAESASLSHLLLDDLAGARIYYFYPISDIAFSVFSRVDVELACMNRIYYMLSSYVVVLFISFVIMLALFSLSHLGFEFRYRSEK, from the coding sequence ATGCCATATCCGATTGCGCACGTAATGTTCTTCGTGTTCTGCATCTGTGCAGTAGCAGTTTATACTACTGTTGCAGGACTCCTTCGAAGGACTATCACAACTGAACAGACCCCGCGTCTCCTGTTGCTATTATTAATAGGTAGTTTTTTTGCGCTTTATCCGGACATCACTGCCCCATATAATTATCTGGTACACGGCACTCTGGAACACACCACCGTAGGACTAGTTCCGACGCATTCACTGCTGTTTAGCTTCTCTGCACTCCTGTTTGGAGTACTTATTGGATATGCGATATATAGGGAATTTGCCAGAGCATTGTATGTGGGACTTTTCGCCGAGTCTGCATCCCTTTCACACCTGTTGCTTGATGACCTTGCCGGAGCAAGGATATATTATTTCTATCCGATATCAGATATAGCGTTTAGTGTCTTCTCACGTGTGGATGTAGAATTGGCATGTATGAATCGTATCTATTATATGCTCTCATCCTATGTGGTGGTTCTCTTCATCTCTTTTGTGATAATGCTTGCATTGTTTTCACTGAGTCACCTTGGTTTTGAGTTCAGATATCGGTCTGAGAAGTGA